One window of the Luteolibacter arcticus genome contains the following:
- a CDS encoding cbb3-type cytochrome c oxidase subunit I, translating into MSAASSQTSDAIRRAEIDLSLRHPVMFFFTSGAAWLAVAILLGIISSAKVHSPEFLAGWGFLSYGRVQPAHMNALIYGWGCQAAFGFLVWLMARLSRQECRAAGLILTAGHVWNFAVSLGIIGILAGKSTGIPWMEMPVFAWVPMLLAYAAIAIWSMIQFKVRPLGHVFISQWYILASLIWFPWVFATAHIFVHGFSGSPLMAAAINAWYRSALLFLFFMPAGMAAAYYLIPKVTGRPVYSYTLSLLGFWSLAIIAPWAGMQKLAGAPIPNFLPYVGAAATILVAIPAIAVAVNLLKTAAGAPETVVNSPSLRFTVAGLVGLLVTGFAAVLLNVPTTLPRTQFSLSQYGFDILALYGFFSLIAFGMIYFVVPRVTRREWLSSRLIKMHFFLSIYGVVTIVVGAVFGGLIQGGAQEDFKQPWENAMTYANPYAVATTLSWCFLLFSNVWFFVHLALMWLRLGRRSSHPTLLGHAHHDDLHDATHGPEGDIDNAGPGSAPAHSH; encoded by the coding sequence ATGTCCGCCGCCTCATCCCAGACTTCCGACGCGATCCGCCGCGCGGAGATCGACCTTTCGCTGCGCCACCCGGTGATGTTCTTCTTCACCAGCGGGGCCGCATGGTTGGCCGTGGCCATCCTGCTCGGCATCATCTCGTCGGCCAAGGTCCACAGCCCCGAGTTCCTCGCGGGTTGGGGCTTCCTGAGCTACGGCCGCGTGCAACCGGCGCACATGAATGCGCTGATCTACGGCTGGGGCTGCCAGGCCGCCTTTGGTTTCCTGGTCTGGCTGATGGCCCGCCTGTCGCGGCAGGAGTGCCGCGCCGCCGGCCTGATCCTCACCGCCGGCCACGTCTGGAACTTCGCCGTTTCGCTCGGCATCATTGGCATCCTCGCTGGCAAGAGCACGGGCATCCCGTGGATGGAAATGCCGGTCTTCGCCTGGGTGCCGATGCTGCTCGCCTACGCCGCGATCGCAATCTGGTCGATGATCCAGTTCAAGGTCCGCCCGCTAGGTCACGTCTTCATCTCCCAGTGGTACATCCTGGCCTCGCTGATCTGGTTCCCGTGGGTGTTCGCCACCGCGCACATCTTCGTCCACGGTTTCTCCGGTTCCCCGCTGATGGCTGCGGCGATCAATGCCTGGTATCGCTCGGCGCTGCTGTTCCTGTTCTTCATGCCGGCCGGCATGGCAGCGGCCTACTACTTGATTCCGAAGGTCACCGGCCGCCCGGTGTATAGCTACACGCTCTCGCTGCTCGGCTTCTGGTCGCTCGCCATCATCGCGCCATGGGCCGGGATGCAAAAGCTGGCCGGTGCGCCGATCCCGAACTTCCTGCCCTACGTCGGTGCTGCCGCGACCATCCTGGTGGCGATCCCGGCGATTGCAGTCGCGGTGAACTTGCTCAAGACCGCCGCCGGTGCTCCGGAAACCGTGGTGAATAGCCCGTCGCTGCGCTTCACGGTGGCCGGCCTGGTCGGCCTGCTGGTGACCGGCTTCGCCGCGGTTCTCCTCAATGTCCCGACGACCTTGCCGCGGACGCAGTTCTCGCTCTCGCAGTATGGCTTCGACATCCTCGCGCTCTACGGCTTCTTCAGCTTGATCGCCTTTGGCATGATCTACTTCGTGGTCCCGCGTGTGACCCGTCGCGAGTGGCTCTCCAGCCGCCTGATCAAGATGCACTTCTTCCTCTCGATCTACGGGGTGGTGACCATCGTGGTCGGGGCTGTCTTCGGCGGCCTGATCCAAGGCGGTGCTCAGGAAGACTTCAAGCAGCCGTGGGAAAACGCGATGACCTACGCCAACCCGTATGCCGTCGCGACCACCCTGTCGTGGTGCTTCCTGCTCTTCTCGAACGTCTGGTTCTTCGTGCACCTCGCGCTGATGTGGCTGCGCCTCGGCCGCCGCTCGTCGCACCCGACCCTGCTCGGCCACGCCCATCACGATGACCTGCACGATGCGACCCACGGCCCTGAAGGCGACATCGACAATGCCGGCCCCGGTTCCGCACCCGCCCATTCCCACTAA
- a CDS encoding cbb3-type cytochrome c oxidase subunit II, with the protein MTFRSFAIGLTLAFGIAWLSVVVVPFFLMRDVKPVAFDEVADGKTGIYFPKRTGRVANGAEVYASNGCYLCHTQVVRTTEAGNDLGRADWGGTKTDETRGDTRRESNVFDYQGEKFAQIGVSRLGPDLSNIGLRVQNYVKEFGGDPEAWLYLHLYNPRLDPAKSTSKCPSHRFLFEDKEITGQKPAEALAVSTKEGHMILPTTDAESLVSYLLSLKRDDALPKAIDPAPAKAATPTPAAAAPAAPAAPAAAAPAPAP; encoded by the coding sequence ATGACCTTCCGCTCCTTCGCAATCGGTCTCACGCTCGCCTTCGGCATCGCCTGGCTGAGCGTGGTGGTCGTGCCGTTTTTCCTGATGCGCGACGTCAAGCCGGTGGCCTTCGATGAGGTGGCCGATGGCAAGACCGGCATCTATTTCCCGAAGCGCACCGGCCGCGTGGCCAACGGCGCGGAAGTGTATGCCTCCAACGGCTGCTACCTCTGCCACACGCAGGTGGTCCGCACCACCGAAGCCGGCAATGACCTCGGCCGCGCCGACTGGGGTGGCACCAAGACCGACGAAACCCGCGGCGACACCCGCCGCGAGTCGAATGTCTTCGACTACCAGGGCGAGAAGTTCGCGCAGATCGGCGTGTCCCGCCTCGGTCCGGACCTCTCTAACATCGGCCTACGGGTCCAGAACTACGTGAAGGAATTCGGTGGCGATCCGGAAGCCTGGCTCTACCTGCACCTTTACAACCCGCGCCTCGATCCCGCCAAGTCGACCTCCAAGTGCCCGTCGCATCGCTTCCTCTTCGAGGACAAGGAGATCACCGGTCAGAAGCCCGCCGAGGCGCTTGCCGTATCGACCAAGGAAGGCCACATGATCCTTCCGACGACCGATGCCGAGTCGCTGGTCAGCTACCTGCTTTCGCTCAAGCGCGATGACGCGCTGCCCAAGGCCATCGACCCCGCTCCCGCCAAGGCGGCAACACCTACCCCTGCGGCTGCTGCACCTGCAGCTCCCGCCGCACCGGCTGCCGCCGCCCCTGCTCCTGCTCCGTAA
- a CDS encoding c-type cytochrome, giving the protein MSSSSDNPLTRFSAFFWALGVFSLFGVIVLALKLFSSDTSESNPLEEEAAVKRYELRKATDEAQAAGFAYKEVEKGKVVQVPPHDVFAHLGETLVSQKAAAIEKPEQIIPNSDRQLAAAGGPSADFAAVDKMTPAADSPIDPAVMAKGQATYMMCMACHGPAGEGGPVGPPLAGSEWVTGPVSNLIRIQLRGLQGPMHIKGALYTPLAPMTPIIATQDNETIASVLTFIRNSFGNKAAPVLPDQVEKLRSELGKPMLTEAELIKP; this is encoded by the coding sequence ATGTCCTCGTCCAGCGACAATCCTCTGACCCGCTTCTCCGCCTTCTTCTGGGCGCTGGGTGTCTTCTCGCTCTTCGGCGTGATCGTGCTCGCGCTGAAGCTGTTCTCCTCCGACACCTCGGAGAGCAACCCGCTGGAAGAAGAAGCCGCGGTGAAGCGCTACGAACTCCGCAAGGCCACCGACGAGGCGCAGGCTGCCGGCTTCGCCTACAAGGAAGTCGAGAAGGGCAAGGTCGTGCAGGTGCCGCCGCACGACGTCTTCGCTCACCTCGGTGAAACGCTGGTTTCGCAGAAGGCAGCCGCCATTGAGAAGCCGGAGCAGATCATTCCGAATTCGGATCGCCAGCTTGCTGCTGCGGGAGGACCTTCCGCCGACTTCGCGGCCGTGGACAAGATGACCCCCGCCGCTGACAGCCCGATCGATCCCGCCGTGATGGCCAAGGGTCAGGCGACTTACATGATGTGCATGGCCTGCCACGGTCCGGCTGGCGAAGGCGGTCCGGTCGGCCCGCCGCTTGCGGGATCCGAATGGGTGACAGGTCCGGTTTCGAACCTCATCCGCATCCAGCTCCGCGGTCTCCAAGGCCCGATGCATATCAAGGGTGCTCTCTACACGCCGCTTGCACCGATGACCCCGATCATCGCGACCCAGGACAACGAAACCATCGCCTCGGTGCTCACTTTCATCCGCAACAGCTTCGGCAACAAGGCCGCTCCGGTGCTTCCGGACCAAGTCGAGAAGCTCCGCTCGGAGCTCGGCAAGCCGATGCTCACCGAGGCCGAACTGATCAAGCCCTGA
- a CDS encoding DUF3341 domain-containing protein gives MSTTRKRVYGYLAEFGSASALYKAAEKVRDAGYRKWDCHTPYPVHGLDGAMGMKRSILPWFVFFGGMLGTFTGFFLASATQTEIWGWLPGMNNAIESYPTVVQAKPANIFTVPAFFPIMFELTILFSGFTTLFGLLALMKLPRLNHPLFASRQFHRATDDAFFIALEARDPKFTPEGTRQFLEEIGGKSIELVEEED, from the coding sequence GTGAGTACTACCCGCAAACGAGTTTACGGTTACCTGGCCGAGTTCGGCAGCGCCTCCGCCCTTTACAAGGCCGCGGAAAAGGTGCGCGACGCCGGCTACCGCAAATGGGACTGCCACACGCCCTATCCGGTACACGGCCTTGATGGTGCGATGGGCATGAAGCGCTCGATCCTGCCTTGGTTCGTCTTCTTCGGCGGCATGCTCGGCACCTTCACCGGGTTCTTCCTCGCCTCCGCCACCCAGACCGAGATCTGGGGCTGGCTGCCGGGAATGAACAACGCGATCGAAAGCTACCCGACGGTGGTGCAGGCCAAGCCGGCGAACATCTTCACCGTGCCGGCCTTCTTCCCGATCATGTTCGAGCTCACGATCTTGTTCTCGGGCTTCACCACCTTGTTCGGCCTGCTGGCGCTGATGAAGCTGCCGCGCCTGAATCACCCGCTTTTCGCCAGCCGCCAGTTTCACCGCGCGACCGACGATGCATTCTTCATCGCCCTGGAAGCCCGCGATCCAAAATTCACCCCTGAAGGCACCCGCCAGTTCCTTGAGGAAATCGGCGGAAAGAGCATCGAACTCGTCGAAGAAGAGGACTGA
- a CDS encoding c-type cytochrome, translating into MKYFFLAYAIIAALFIGLMPMRGGKSPDAPIRLFPDMDEQDKIKPQKPSEFFADGQGARQPVHGTQALGLNPEGLKEIGGIPEQEFGGGTGHLATGGIDDYFANGMPEALGLTTENVGAFLKRGEEVFNVNCAICHGKSGDGQGMTGHFGVPGIANLTQDTYAQATYPDGRLFYVISEGKGNMGPYKHNIALRDRWAVVAYIRALQLARKAPYDAVKDAFDKGIAAQAP; encoded by the coding sequence GTGAAATACTTCTTCCTCGCCTACGCGATCATCGCAGCACTGTTCATCGGCCTGATGCCGATGCGTGGCGGCAAGTCCCCGGACGCGCCGATCCGGCTGTTCCCGGACATGGATGAGCAGGACAAGATCAAGCCCCAGAAGCCGAGTGAATTCTTCGCTGACGGCCAAGGCGCGCGCCAGCCGGTCCACGGCACCCAGGCACTGGGTCTCAACCCGGAAGGCCTGAAGGAAATCGGCGGCATCCCCGAGCAAGAGTTCGGCGGCGGCACCGGCCACCTCGCCACCGGCGGCATCGACGACTACTTCGCGAACGGCATGCCGGAAGCGCTCGGCCTGACCACCGAAAACGTCGGTGCCTTCCTCAAGCGCGGTGAAGAGGTCTTCAACGTCAACTGCGCGATCTGCCACGGCAAGTCGGGCGACGGCCAAGGCATGACCGGCCACTTCGGCGTGCCCGGCATCGCCAACCTGACACAGGATACTTACGCGCAAGCCACCTACCCGGATGGCCGCCTTTTCTACGTGATCTCCGAAGGCAAGGGCAACATGGGACCGTACAAGCACAACATCGCCCTGCGCGACCGTTGGGCGGTCGTCGCCTACATCCGCGCCCTGCAACTCGCCCGCAAGGCTCCTTACGATGCCGTGAAGGACGCCTTCGACAAGGGTATCGCCGCGCAAGCCCCGTAA